From the genome of Treponema peruense:
AGTCACAGAACAAGTATGCTCTCGTTTGGGCAGTAGGCGACGGATACTACGGATATATGTTCATGTCATCTTTCGGAGCACAACTTTTCGGACCAAACGGTGATGATCGTGCTCAGCACAACATCAACAGCCCCGAAGCTATACAGGGTCTCAAGTACTTCCAGAGCCTTCGCTCACAGATTCTTGACGTTCCTTCAGCAGATATGACAGGCGACTTCTGCAACTCTTCTTTCACAGAAGGAAAGGCTGCAATGATTATCACAGGTCCTTGGAAGACTACTGACTTTAAAAAGAGCGGAATCAACTTTGGAATCGCTCCTCTTCCTGAATTCCCCGGACAGGGAAAACCTGCAACTTCTTTCTCAGGTGTACGCCTTGCATTCGTCAGCGCATACTCAGAGAATCCTGAAGAAGCAGAGGACTTTGCAAAGTTCCTTACTTCACGCGTAAATCTTCTTCGCCGCTTTGAGTTTACAAAGCAGATTCCACCACGCAAGGACATCTCAACAGATGATCCTCTCAGCAACGGAATCCTTGAGCAGACAAAGTACGCTGTTCCGATGCCAACTATCCCACAGATGGGCACATACTGGTCAGCAATGAACAGTGCTTACGGCGGAATCTGGGACGGAGACGATGTAGTAACCGATCTTAACAGTGCTGCAAAGGCAATGGAATCGGCCCGCTAAGCGTTTTCAAAAATAATAACTGCGGAGAGAGATTTTTTGTGCATTCTCTTTCCGCGGTTTTTTTTCGTAAAAATTAATTGCCACCATTGCAAAATAAAACAAGGAGTTTTTGATGAGGCAAAATGAAAACCCGTCAAAGGTTAACCCGGCTCTGCCACTTTATGCAACAATTGCTTCCTCTTGTTGCATGGGAATGGGCCACATTCTGTTCTTGAAGCAGTACTTCAGGGGCGCACTGTATCTTATTTTTGAAATTCTTATGATATTGGGCTGCACTCCGGTATTTGATTTCGGTATTCCAAAGTCAATTTATGGTCTTATTACGCTCGGTTCCCCAAAACCGGCCGGAACACCGGTAAGGCTGCTTGACCATTCAATTTTTATGATGGTAGAGGGAATCCTGACCCTCATTATTATTGCGATTTTTATTGTCTTTTATATAAGCAATATCCGCTCTGCAAGAAAAGATGCAAAGCAGATTGTTGCAAACGGACGTTTCCCCACTCTTGCAGAAACAAGAAACGAGCTTTCACAGACTGCATTCCCAATTATCGGAGTAGCACCGTCTGTTCTTATGATTGCTATTTTTACGGTTATTCCGCTTGTTTTCTCTGCACTGGTTGCGTTTACAAACTATTCTTCACCGGATCATATTCCGCCGAAGAACCTGGTAGACTGGGTTGGTTTTGAAAACTTCAAGCACCTTTTCGTTGGTAAAGGAATAGGTGCCAGCGGAAGTAACTGGCCTAAAGCTTTTGCACGCGTTGCTGTCTGGACTGTAATCTGGGCGGTTTTTTCTACATTTACTTGTTTCTTTGTTGGTTTTTTCTTTGCAGTTGTTCTTCAGGACAAGCGCATCAAGATTCCAAAGTTCTACAGAACAATTTTTATTCTTCCTTATGCCATTCCGCAGATGCTTTCGCTCTTTATCTGGGCAAACCTTCTTAACGGAACATTCGGACCTGTTAACCGCACGCTCCAGTATTTCGGAATTATCCAGAAGGCTATTCCGTGGATGAGCGACCCGAACATGGCAAAGCTTACACTTATTCTTGTAAACATCTGGATCGGATTCCCGTATTCCATGATTCTGATTACAAGTACAATGACTTCAATCTCTTCTTCAATGTATGAAGCAGCACAGATTGACGGTGCAAACAAGTGGCAGCAGTTTAAGGATATTACGTTCCCGCTCGTTATGTACCAGCTTAAGCCTACACTTATTATGCAGTTTGCCGGTAACATAAATAACTTCGGTGCAGTTTTCTTCCTTACAGGAGGCGGACCTGCTCTTAACATCGGAAACACAAACGTAAGTATTTCTACGCAGGCTGGATCAACGGATCTTCTTATTTCGTGGATTTACAAACTTACAATGTATTCGAATGAATACAACACTGCTTCGGTTCTTTCAATTCTTGTATTTATTGTTCTTGTACCGTTTGCCCTGTACAACTTCACCCGTACCAAATCATTTAAGGATAGCGAAATATGAAACAGAACAGAACGAACAGCAACTCACCGGTTGTCTGGTTTTTGACAATCATTCTGATTGTTCAGGTTTTGATGATTTTGTATCCGATTGCCTTTACAATCAGTTCTTCTTTGACAGAATCGAACTCACTTGCTTCTACAAGCATTGTTCCGTTCCCGACACATCCGTCCCTTTACCAGTATCAGAGGCTTTTTACAGAGTCAAGCTATCTGCACTGGTACGGAAACACGCTTTTTGTTGCCTGTCTTAACACAGTAATTACTGTAGTTATCTGTAGTTTCACAGGTTATATCTTCAGCCGTTTTACCTTTCCGTTCCGCAAGGGAATTATGGCTTCTATGGTTATTCTGCAGATGTTCCCGAGCTTTATCGGAATGGTTGCAACTTATGTAATTCTGTGGAAGCTTAATGCCCTTAACACTCTGTGGGGACTTGTGCTGGTTTATTCTGCCGGCAGCATTCCGTTTAACTCATGGCTTATGAAAGGCTACTTTGATACTGTTCCGAAAGACATTGCCGAAGCAGCCTACATTGACGGTGCTACTCCATTTACTGCTTTCATCAAGGTAATTGTTCCTTCTGCAAAGCCGCAGATTGTGTTCCTGGCGCTCACAAGCTTTACCGGACCGTGGATGGACTTTATCTTCCCGAAACTTGTTCTCAGAAGCGATGACAAAAAGACTCTTGCCGTAGGACTTTATGAAATGATCAGCGGACGTTCTGCCGACCGTTTCACAATGTTTGCAGCCGGTGCCCTTCTTGTTGCCATTCCGTTTACCATTCTTTTCTGCGCAGGACAGAAGACACTTCTTCAGTCTCTCGCTGGAACAGGTGGTAAAGAGTAATATAGTTTCCAACTTCCGCTGGTGGCGGAAGTTGGAAACGTTCAGAATTAACACTTCTGCTTTGCAGAATTGTTAATTCTGACAGGGCTCTGTTTTAAAAAGAACGGACGGTCGAAATTGCAAGAAACCGAATATAATCCGCTTTCTTGCGGACTAAGTTTGAAACTGAGCTGACGATTGAAACTTATAATTTAAGTGAGGATTTATGAAAACATCTTCTTTCAAAAGGCGCCCGTATTTTGCTGCGAGCGCCGTTTTTTTTGCAGCAGTATTTGCCGGCCAGCTTTTGTCCTGCGCCGCAACATCACCGGCCGCCAAAACAGTTGATCCTGCAAAGGCAGTAACAGAACTTGCACCTGTAACAAGACTTGCAGCCAAACCTTCAGAAGGCGTTTACTACAGCTTGTTCGTTCGTTCTTTTGCAGATTCAAACGGTGACGGAATAGGTGATTTTAACGGAATAACCGCAAAACTTGACTACCTTAATGACGGAAATGACCTTACTACAAGCGATCTTGGCATTACAGGCATCTGGCTTCTGCCGATATTCCCGTCACCTTCCTACCACGGATACGATGTAGATGACTATTACAACGTAAACCCCGACTACGGAACAATGGAAGATTTTGAAAACATGGTTGCTGAATGCAAAAAACGCGGAATCTCTGTAATCATTGATATGACATGCAACCATTCTTCCTCTTACAACGACTGGTTCAAGGCTTCACGCGACCCAAATGATCCCCATCATGACTGGTACCGCTGGGCAAAAGAAGGCGACCCCCGCTACAATTTAAAGCAGCAGATGTGGGGACATGATCTCTGGAACGAAGATTTCAAGAACAAGGGCTATTATTATGCCGGACTTTTTGGAAAGCATATGCCTGAATTCAATCTTGACAACAAGGAACTCCGTGCTGAATTCAAAAAAGTAATGAAATTCTGGTTTGACAAGGGCGTTTCAGGATTCAGATACGATGCTGCAGGACACGTTTACAACCGTGCCGAACTTGCTGCAGGTGAAGAGTCTGCCTCAAAAGCTGTAGCCTGGTGGAAAGAAATCATTGACTACAACAAAAGCGTTTACCCCGACCAGTATTCTCTGGGTGAAGTATGGGAAAACAATTCCGTTCGCGCGCAGTATGTTGCAGGCCTGGGATCATGCTTCCATTTTGACATCGGCGACAAGTACATTGCTGACGAACTCAAATACAATGATGCAGGAAAAAACACCTATGCAAATATGCTTGAGTCCGACCTTGGACGCTATGCGCGCTCAAATCCTGACTACATAGATGCACCGTTCCTTTCCAACCACGACCAGCCTAGAGTAGGCGGAGTGCTGAGGGGAGACACTGCAAAATTAAAGACTGCCGCTGCAATGTATCTTCTGTCTGAAGGAGTCCCGTTCATTTACTACGGCGAAGAACTCGGAATGAAGAGCGGAACAAAAGACGAAACAAAGCGCACACCTATGCTCTGGAACACAAGTAATTCTGCTGGCATACCAAAAGACAAAATGCAGACAACTTGGGCAGCCGCAAGTGACTGTATTTACAACAAAAAGACACTTTCTGTTGCAGAACAGGAAAAAGACCCGTCATCACTTCTTGAATATTACAAACGCCTGATCCGCGTAAAGACAGCACATCCGGCTTTGTTCAAGGGAAGACTTCACGCTGTAGATACAGGAGCGGCTGGAATTTCATCCTGGGCAATGGTATGCGACACTGAGCGTGCCTTTGTAATGCACAATCTTTCAAAAGAAGAGGTAACATTCAGCGTACCTGCAGACTATGCAGACCTTGCAGCCGTTTTTGTTTCAGGAACAGACGTTGCAGTTAACGGCAGCCAGATAACAATTCCTTCTCTCGGAACAGTTGTTCTGGCCGGAAACTGATTTTTGCAGACCGATTAAATCTTTTGTATATGCAGTGCGCAGCTTCTGAAGTCGCCCCAGATGCGCTCAATGCGCAGTCCGCAGTTTCTTAAAGTTGAGCCTGCATAGTTTTCCAAAGAGCGGCTTGTTCCGTCGTCGCAGTACATGCTCACGGAATAAGCCGCTTTTTCGTCAAGGCCGTGTATCTTAACGAATCTTGAATGAAAATTGGGTCTGTTCAAAACCTGTACGCAGACCGCGAAAGCCTGTGATCAGTCCTTTGCCGCAACTTACCAAACATCCCAGTCACTTTCCGATGCCGAACTTATCCTGCAGAGAGCCGCGCTTCCAAGGTCAGAAAGCTGGCGGTTCATGTCCCATTTTACATAAAAAATATCTGCCGACCTGATTATGCCGGACGCCCGTATGTGAGATTTGCGTTAAAAAAACTTTGCTTTTTTTAACATTCCATATTATAATTATATAAAAGGGCGGCAGTTTGCCGTATATATCAAAATAATAACAGGAGAAATAGTATGAATAAGTCAATATCTGCACAGGGATTTACATTAAAAAAGGATCAGTCTGATCTTATCAACCAGAAACTTCAGCGCATTGCATATGCCGAAAGCCATATTGTTGATTTAATCATTCATGTTAAAGAAGATAAAAAATTCTATTTTGATGCAACGGTTAATTTCCGCTGGGGTGCAAATGCTCATGTAGCAAGCGATGATTTTGATTTTGCCGCCGGAGTAAACAAACTCATGGATGTTCTTGACGTAAAGGTTAAGAAAGAAAAGGACAAGGTTCAGGAAAAGAAATAAATTGAATTAAAAAAAAGTCTTTTTTTGTGCGGACTTTTTCACGACGCCCTCTGAAAACGGTTAAATCTGTGAGTACTGGGGGCGTCTTTATTTTAAATGCGCTTTACTGCCCGTTTATCTTGTGTAGGAAGATTCTATTGAAAGATTTGCGCGGTATTTTGCAACTGTGCGCCGGGCTATTTTTATTCCCCTTTTTTCAAGTTTATCTGCAATTTTCTGGTCACTGAGCGGTTTTGCGCTACCTGCGTTTTGGGCGAGTATTTTCTTTATTTCATGCAGAATATTGTCCCGGCTTAAGTCGGCTTTGTCTGCGACCTGGTTTGTAAAGAAATATTTTATGTCAAAAAGTCCCCATTCGCACTGCAGGAACTTGCTGTTTGCCATGCGCGAGACTGTTGTTTCGTGAACGCCGAGTTCGGCAGCTACATCGGACTGCCTGAGCGGTGAAAGATGTCCGGGACCTTTTTCAAAAAATTCGTGTTGTTTTTTTACGATAATACAGCAGGCCCTGTGTATTGTTGACTCGCGGTATTTTATGCTTTCTATAAAATTACGTGCCTGCTTTAAGTTTTCCTGAATCTTTTCCGAGCCGGGCGTTTCTTTCGATGCCAGCTTCTGCAGTTCGGGGTTGACGGTTACAAGAGGAACATTGTCCTGTGAAAGCCGCACCAGCCAGGCGCGTTCCCCGTAAGTAACAATGCCTTTGTCAAAGTTGTCTGCATCAAAACTCTGTACAAGCGGTTCTACAAAAATGTCCGGTGCTATGTAGTGCGTGCCCGAACTTCCGAAATTTCTTGCAGGAAAAGGATCCAGCGTGCGTATAAACTTAAGCGCTTCTTCTGCTTCCTGTTCTGTTCCGGTTACGGATGCATATTTCTGGTCAGCGCTGTCGGCAATCATCTG
Proteins encoded in this window:
- a CDS encoding sugar ABC transporter substrate-binding protein; amino-acid sequence: MKKTLCLMAAVALCATSVFAKKVNLTVWESDGPEKSYILWAAKEYQKLNKNVKIKYEPVASTDARAKIELDGPAGVGADIFVAPHDHIGALVNGGHVLPIEDASYIDSFVDAAKMGASYKGSVYGHPLGIETYGLFYNKDLIPEPPKTWDDIIKFAKTFNDKSQNKYALVWAVGDGYYGYMFMSSFGAQLFGPNGDDRAQHNINSPEAIQGLKYFQSLRSQILDVPSADMTGDFCNSSFTEGKAAMIITGPWKTTDFKKSGINFGIAPLPEFPGQGKPATSFSGVRLAFVSAYSENPEEAEDFAKFLTSRVNLLRRFEFTKQIPPRKDISTDDPLSNGILEQTKYAVPMPTIPQMGTYWSAMNSAYGGIWDGDDVVTDLNSAAKAMESAR
- a CDS encoding carbohydrate ABC transporter permease translates to MRQNENPSKVNPALPLYATIASSCCMGMGHILFLKQYFRGALYLIFEILMILGCTPVFDFGIPKSIYGLITLGSPKPAGTPVRLLDHSIFMMVEGILTLIIIAIFIVFYISNIRSARKDAKQIVANGRFPTLAETRNELSQTAFPIIGVAPSVLMIAIFTVIPLVFSALVAFTNYSSPDHIPPKNLVDWVGFENFKHLFVGKGIGASGSNWPKAFARVAVWTVIWAVFSTFTCFFVGFFFAVVLQDKRIKIPKFYRTIFILPYAIPQMLSLFIWANLLNGTFGPVNRTLQYFGIIQKAIPWMSDPNMAKLTLILVNIWIGFPYSMILITSTMTSISSSMYEAAQIDGANKWQQFKDITFPLVMYQLKPTLIMQFAGNINNFGAVFFLTGGGPALNIGNTNVSISTQAGSTDLLISWIYKLTMYSNEYNTASVLSILVFIVLVPFALYNFTRTKSFKDSEI
- a CDS encoding sugar ABC transporter permease, producing the protein MKQNRTNSNSPVVWFLTIILIVQVLMILYPIAFTISSSLTESNSLASTSIVPFPTHPSLYQYQRLFTESSYLHWYGNTLFVACLNTVITVVICSFTGYIFSRFTFPFRKGIMASMVILQMFPSFIGMVATYVILWKLNALNTLWGLVLVYSAGSIPFNSWLMKGYFDTVPKDIAEAAYIDGATPFTAFIKVIVPSAKPQIVFLALTSFTGPWMDFIFPKLVLRSDDKKTLAVGLYEMISGRSADRFTMFAAGALLVAIPFTILFCAGQKTLLQSLAGTGGKE
- a CDS encoding alpha-amylase family glycosyl hydrolase, which produces MKTSSFKRRPYFAASAVFFAAVFAGQLLSCAATSPAAKTVDPAKAVTELAPVTRLAAKPSEGVYYSLFVRSFADSNGDGIGDFNGITAKLDYLNDGNDLTTSDLGITGIWLLPIFPSPSYHGYDVDDYYNVNPDYGTMEDFENMVAECKKRGISVIIDMTCNHSSSYNDWFKASRDPNDPHHDWYRWAKEGDPRYNLKQQMWGHDLWNEDFKNKGYYYAGLFGKHMPEFNLDNKELRAEFKKVMKFWFDKGVSGFRYDAAGHVYNRAELAAGEESASKAVAWWKEIIDYNKSVYPDQYSLGEVWENNSVRAQYVAGLGSCFHFDIGDKYIADELKYNDAGKNTYANMLESDLGRYARSNPDYIDAPFLSNHDQPRVGGVLRGDTAKLKTAAAMYLLSEGVPFIYYGEELGMKSGTKDETKRTPMLWNTSNSAGIPKDKMQTTWAAASDCIYNKKTLSVAEQEKDPSSLLEYYKRLIRVKTAHPALFKGRLHAVDTGAAGISSWAMVCDTERAFVMHNLSKEEVTFSVPADYADLAAVFVSGTDVAVNGSQITIPSLGTVVLAGN
- a CDS encoding HPF/RaiA family ribosome-associated protein, giving the protein MNKSISAQGFTLKKDQSDLINQKLQRIAYAESHIVDLIIHVKEDKKFYFDATVNFRWGANAHVASDDFDFAAGVNKLMDVLDVKVKKEKDKVQEKK
- the rpoN gene encoding RNA polymerase factor sigma-54; this encodes MTGLELKQQQKQTQVQIMSQKQIQSLELLAMGNMDLCKAVYDEAEKNPAVTVGHTRGPSDYTRVTSSTGAAAELASENFQAALEAKADERMSLQDHLLSQFRSQRMSDAQRKIGERLIYNLNDKGFHILAPESLLDKNDPSQTPALLKETILLIQQLDPVGTCTSGTEESLFAQARLREDAPQSALFILDGHFDFLDPPKIDRIAKKIKQFQKERAQMIADSADQKYASVTGTEQEAEEALKFIRTLDPFPARNFGSSGTHYIAPDIFVEPLVQSFDADNFDKGIVTYGERAWLVRLSQDNVPLVTVNPELQKLASKETPGSEKIQENLKQARNFIESIKYRESTIHRACCIIVKKQHEFFEKGPGHLSPLRQSDVAAELGVHETTVSRMANSKFLQCEWGLFDIKYFFTNQVADKADLSRDNILHEIKKILAQNAGSAKPLSDQKIADKLEKRGIKIARRTVAKYRANLSIESSYTR